A DNA window from Sphingomonas profundi contains the following coding sequences:
- a CDS encoding L,D-transpeptidase family protein, with translation MHVQVILDHLGFGPGVIDGRKGASLKKALIGFQTANDIAKTGEIDKATLAALNPYREVRPVVEVTLTEADVAGPFVGRMPKDPAEQARLPGMAYQNPTEKLSERFHTTPAVLVALNGPQAKVAAGAKVKVPGITVADGAYPDTLKPEWRQTLASLSVDAQQPQADHVVVDKSDGVLRVYDDKEKLVAQFPATMGSKHDPLPIGTWKIQGAAYNPPFHYNPKLFWDADNKDEKQLLKPGPNGPVGVVWLDLNKPHYGIHGTPSPETIGRAESHGCIRLTNWDAARLSLMVKPGTEAKFQP, from the coding sequence ATGCACGTGCAGGTGATTCTCGACCATCTCGGCTTTGGGCCGGGCGTGATCGACGGCAGGAAGGGCGCATCCCTGAAGAAGGCGCTGATCGGCTTCCAGACCGCCAATGACATAGCGAAGACCGGCGAGATCGACAAGGCCACGCTCGCCGCCCTGAACCCCTATCGCGAGGTGCGGCCGGTCGTCGAGGTGACGTTGACCGAAGCCGATGTCGCCGGACCGTTCGTGGGCCGGATGCCGAAGGATCCCGCCGAGCAGGCCAGGCTGCCGGGCATGGCCTATCAGAACCCGACCGAGAAGCTGTCCGAGCGGTTCCACACCACCCCGGCGGTGCTGGTGGCGCTCAACGGGCCGCAGGCCAAGGTGGCGGCCGGCGCGAAGGTGAAGGTGCCGGGCATCACCGTGGCTGACGGCGCCTATCCCGACACGCTGAAGCCGGAGTGGCGCCAGACCCTGGCGAGCCTCTCGGTCGATGCGCAGCAGCCGCAGGCCGATCATGTCGTGGTCGACAAGTCTGACGGCGTGCTGCGCGTGTACGACGACAAGGAGAAGCTGGTCGCGCAATTCCCGGCGACGATGGGCAGCAAGCACGATCCGCTGCCGATCGGCACGTGGAAGATCCAGGGCGCGGCCTACAACCCGCCATTCCACTATAATCCCAAGCTGTTCTGGGATGCCGACAACAAGGACGAGAAGCAGCTGCTGAAGCCGGGGCCGAACGGGCCGGTGGGCGTGGTGTGGCTCGATCTCAACAAGCCGCATTACGGCATCCACGGCACGCCGAGCCCGGAGACGATCGGCCGGGCCGAGAGCCACGGCTGCATCCGTCTGACGAACTGGGATGCGGCGCGCCTCTCGCTGATGGTGAAGCCCGGCACCGAGGCGAAGTTCCAGCCGTGA
- a CDS encoding DUF882 domain-containing protein gives MTDTTLSRRGLFLGALALGGTALISPAALAAIPEKRLAFRNVHTNDRVDARYFANGRFDPQGLAELNHGLRDWRTGDTTNMDPDLFSLLGEIRDRLGVDPRRSFDLISGYRSPHTNASLRARGGEHTGVASKSQHMLGKATDIALPGIGLDRLRLAALSAQRGGVGYYPRDGFVHVDTGRVRTW, from the coding sequence ATGACCGATACGACCTTGAGCCGTCGCGGGCTCTTCCTCGGTGCGCTGGCGCTGGGGGGAACCGCCCTGATCTCCCCGGCGGCGCTTGCCGCCATTCCGGAAAAGCGCCTCGCCTTCCGCAACGTGCACACCAACGATCGCGTCGATGCGCGCTACTTCGCCAACGGCCGCTTCGATCCGCAGGGGCTGGCCGAACTCAACCACGGCCTGCGCGACTGGCGGACCGGCGACACCACCAACATGGATCCCGATCTGTTCAGCCTGCTCGGCGAGATCCGCGACCGCCTCGGCGTCGATCCGCGCCGCTCGTTCGATCTGATCTCCGGCTACCGCTCCCCCCACACCAACGCCTCGCTGCGCGCGCGTGGCGGCGAGCATACCGGCGTCGCCAGCAAGAGCCAGCACATGCTGGGCAAGGCGACCGATATCGCGCTGCCCGGCATCGGGCTCGATCGCCTGCGGCTGGCGGCACTCTCCGCCCAGCGCGGCGGCGTCGGCTACTATCCGCGCGACGGCTTCGTCCACGTCGATACCGGCCGCGTGCGGACCTGGTGA
- the thiE gene encoding thiamine phosphate synthase, with protein MIDYDDDAIPLDPHFAERFERDPGRPSCQLYLISPPAIAPEFVKRLEAALSAGPVAAFQLRLKGLDDHAVAALAEPLMAVCRAHDVAFIVNDSIGLAKRLGADGVHLGQEDGDPREARDALGKDAQVGVTCHDSRHLAMEAGEAGADYVAFGAFFPTTTKETRHRPDPAILSWWTTLFGIPCVAIGGITAENAPPLVAAGADFLAVSGAVWNHPEGPAAGVRAFAAVLGSDQPI; from the coding sequence ATGATCGACTATGACGACGACGCCATCCCGCTGGACCCCCATTTCGCCGAACGGTTCGAGCGGGATCCCGGCCGGCCGTCCTGCCAGCTCTATCTGATCTCGCCGCCCGCGATCGCGCCCGAGTTCGTGAAGCGGCTTGAGGCGGCGCTCTCCGCCGGGCCGGTGGCGGCGTTCCAGCTGCGGCTGAAGGGGCTGGACGACCACGCCGTGGCGGCGCTGGCCGAGCCGCTGATGGCAGTGTGCCGCGCGCACGACGTGGCCTTCATCGTCAACGACAGCATCGGCCTGGCCAAGCGGCTGGGCGCGGACGGCGTGCATCTGGGGCAGGAGGATGGCGATCCGCGCGAGGCGCGCGACGCGCTGGGCAAGGATGCGCAGGTGGGCGTCACCTGCCACGACAGCCGCCACCTGGCGATGGAGGCGGGCGAGGCGGGGGCCGATTACGTCGCGTTCGGCGCCTTCTTCCCGACGACCACCAAGGAGACCCGGCATCGCCCCGATCCCGCGATCCTGAGCTGGTGGACGACCCTGTTCGGCATCCCCTGCGTGGCGATCGGCGGCATCACCGCGGAGAATGCCCCGCCGCTCGTGGCGGCCGGCGCGGACTTCCTGGCGGTATCGGGCGCGGTGTGGAACCATCCGGAGGGGCCGGCGGCGGGTGTGCGGGCGTTCGCGGCGGTGCTAGGGTCCGATCAGCCGATCTGA
- a CDS encoding DUF2834 domain-containing protein, translating into MDRVYLALAAIGALLPLSAFVPWLVAHGADPAAFVAELFATRIGAFFGWDVIVSAVVLILFVLVEGRGVRHGWLAIPATLLVGVSCGLPLFLALRARSVQGAAP; encoded by the coding sequence ATGGACCGGGTCTATCTCGCCCTCGCCGCGATCGGGGCGCTGCTGCCGCTATCGGCCTTCGTGCCGTGGCTGGTCGCGCATGGCGCCGATCCGGCCGCCTTCGTGGCGGAGCTGTTCGCCACCCGCATCGGCGCCTTCTTCGGCTGGGACGTGATCGTCTCGGCGGTGGTGCTGATCCTGTTCGTCCTCGTCGAGGGGCGGGGCGTGCGGCACGGCTGGCTCGCCATCCCGGCGACCCTGCTCGTGGGCGTGTCGTGCGGCCTGCCCTTGTTCCTTGCCCTGCGCGCGCGATCGGTGCAGGGCGCGGCGCCATGA